A section of the Lynx canadensis isolate LIC74 chromosome A1, mLynCan4.pri.v2, whole genome shotgun sequence genome encodes:
- the TMEM272 gene encoding LOW QUALITY PROTEIN: transmembrane protein 272 (The sequence of the model RefSeq protein was modified relative to this genomic sequence to represent the inferred CDS: deleted 3 bases in 3 codons): MKFLEGCPIQTLIPLYLLAGGIIGALKVSLLLHDSTRMRRLVAKAVVIDDNQDDDAYPWRQTVCKYYIHLSLSLFLFLWFLLGNYGALSVYLPDFIPPFQQPQDYCDKTLYPCAVGVLVLSHTMLVLLILCSGRVYVWSRWRFVVDGD; the protein is encoded by the exons ATGAAGTTTTTGGAGGGCTGCCCCATA CAGACCCTCATCCCTCTCTATTTGCTAGCGGGTGGGATCATTGGAGCCTTAAAG GTGTCTCTCCTGCTGCATGACTCTACCAGGATGAGGCGGCTTGTGGCCAAGGCCGTGGTGATTGACGAC AACCAGGACGATGATGCATATCCCTGGAGGCAGACCGTGTGCAAGTATTATATCCACCTCAGCCTcagcctcttccttttcctctggtTCCTTTTGGGGAATTACGGGGCCCTCTCCGTTTACCTGCCTGATTTTATTCCCCCTTTCCAGCAGCCTCAGGATTACTGTGACAAAACCCTGTACCCCTGTGCCGTA GGAGTCCTCGTGCTCAGCCACACCATGCTGGTCCTGCTCATCCTGTGCAGTGGGCGTGTCTATGTGTGGTCCAGGTGGAGATTCGTTGTCGATGGAGACTGA
- the DHRS12 gene encoding LOW QUALITY PROTEIN: dehydrogenase/reductase SDR family member 12 (The sequence of the model RefSeq protein was modified relative to this genomic sequence to represent the inferred CDS: substituted 1 base at 1 genomic stop codon), whose amino-acid sequence MTPQVTPGFNPELTVHVARLGAGERGRARDSAIPLGRLSDRGPPQACRPAGGVQPEVAWLCRAVAPDPLTSVCLSRPESPWLHLSPCRAFSGSLSGLLSAPGGARPKSLVRTCGLELSRVVCFCSPIKRSLWTVTSRSCWNFPNAGFGAGVRRAPSLQVSLAGSFGRVRSLAHPTVPLAAEAVGRVFSELPWTFKSGCEPAAKDFVPEGFEVQIPGIAFWVTXGNSGIGRATAIEIAKRGGTVHPVCRDRDQEGGAKGEIIRESGNQNIFLHIVALSNSKKIWEFIENFKQEKKLNILVCVISRVP is encoded by the exons ATGACGCCCCAAGTGACGCCCGGTTTCAACCCCGAGTTGACCGT TCACGTGGCCCGCCTCGGCGCGGGCGAGCGGGGACGCGCCCGCGACTCCGCGATCCCACTGGGCCGACTGAGTGACAGGGGCCCTCCGCAGGCGTGCCGCCCGGCGGGCGGGGTCCAGCCCGAGGTGGCGTGGCTCTGCCGCGCCGTTGCACCGGATCCACTGACGTCAGTCTGCCTCTCGCGCCCGGAGTCCCCTTGGCTTCACCTTTCTCCCTGCAGGGCTTTCTCGGGTAGCCTCTCGGGGCTGCTTTCGGCCCCGGGCGGGGCGCGCCCTAAATCGCTGGTGAGGACCTGCGGCTTAGAACTTTCCCGAGTCGTGTGTTTTTGCTCACCGATAAAACGCAGCTTGTGGACTGTGACCTCTCGCTCCTGCTGGAACTTTCCGAACGCCGGTTTCGGGGCGGGTGTCCGCCGTGCACCCAGT CTTCAAGTCAGCCTCGCAGGAAGCTTTGGAAGAGTCAGAAGTCTTGCTCACCCCACTGTGCCGCTAGCAGCAGAAGCAGTGGGAAGGGTGTTCTCTGAGCTGCCCTGGACATTCAA GAGTGGCTGTGAACCAGCGGCTAAGGACTTTGTGCCTGAGGGCTTCGAGGTCCAAATTCCTGGAATAGCCTTCTGGGTCACTTGAGGGAACAGTGGCATTGGAAGAGCGACTGCTATTGAAATAGCCAAGCGAG GTGGCACAGTTCACCCGGTGTGTCGAGATAGAGACCAGGAAGGAGGTGCCAAAGGTGAGATCATCAGGGAGAGCGGTAACCAG AACATCTTTCTGCACATCGTGGCCTTGTCTAATTCCAAGAAAATATGggaatttattgaaaatttcaaGCAGGAAAAGAAACTCAACATTCTG